The genomic DNA GGCTTTTCACAATTGATTGTGAATCGGAGTTGATATTAGTGAATCTGAGTTCGTTTGTTGAGGAGTTGTCGAATAAGAGTTTATGTTCATGGATCTGAATGTTGTTGAGTTTGATCGGTTGGATCTGGAAGGATTGTGATCGGATTTATGGATCTGATACGTGGTGATTCGAACCTGCATGATTATGGCCATTTTACTGTTGCTTTCAGTTTACTTGACctggtagcttagatctaataGTTTTTTGTTTAAACGCGATGTCTGAAATCTGATATGTGATTACTTTGTTTCTGATGCTCTGTTTCGTTCATGTTCATGTTtacttgttgaagaagatgaagatcgtTGGTAGTTAGACCAGATCCGTTGTTTGTTTTGCTCTGCAGCTTTTTCTGTCGTTAGCTAATTTAGGAAACCTGCTCTGTTGCTTTTCTTTCTGCTTTTTGTCTCACCGTTTTGGGAAACTCTCGATTTGACCCAGTAGTTTGATTAAACAGTCTGCAGTTAATTTCATGTTCTGAATCATGAATGTATTTATGTTTCTCTGTTCTTAGGTCTAGAACTTTATGCTTTTAATCCGCAGGACCCAATAGATAGAGTAGTTAGTTTCCATTTCCTAAGTCCAGTAGTAAAATTCTCGACCCACTTGTTGCGTGTGGCAGTATCCAAACCCTCCCAAAACTCTCCAAATGCATGCTAACTCATCCgtcctcgtgggatcgatcctttgcttccctatactagccaatagtgtaatgggttgaggtttttgaagtggaaaaagtgtgtgtccaacgaccgaaATCTGAAGGTTCCACtttctcctagaccctgtgatcTAGCGAATCCCCTGGACCTTGGGGTTTGTGAATTATACCAAAGTACACGCACAATAAACACATTTCCTGGCACTTCAGGCGTCTTGCTGGAACGTTTGCGTTGCTCGATAGAATTCCTGAACAAGTCCGACACATGAATAGAATAGTTGGTATCACAGATAGGACATGCATTGATTATTTAAGGATAGACAGAAACACCTTTGGGAGACTATGTCGCCTCCTTCGAGATCAGATCGGCCTTATAGACCAGAAATTCATGACGCTGGAAGAACAGGTGGCTATGTTTTTGTGTCTATTGTCTCATCACGAGAAGACACGTATTGTGGGCTTCAACTTTATGCGATCTTCTCAGACGGTTTCCCACTATATGCATATTGTTTTGTGTGGTATGCTGCAACTCTACGAAGTCTTATTAGTGAAACCTGAACCAATCGACCAAGATTGCGTTGACACAAGGTGGAAATGGTTTCAGGTTCGCACAATGAACTGAATGCTCATACGTAATTACATTAGAATAATGCTTTAGAAACTAGATATgtttttttacattattttctcGAACACAGGGTTGTCTTGGTGCATTAGATGACACCTACATAAATGTTCGAGTGCCACTCGCAGACGCACTGAGGTACCGTACCAGAAAGGGCCATATAGCCACGAACACTCTAGCTGTGTATGGCTGATATTTTGAGATTTGTATATATGCTTCCGGGATGGGAGGGTTCGGCTGGTGATTCGCTCATCTTGCGTGATGCACTCAGTCGACCACACACCCTCAAAGTACCAAAAGGTTAGTATCAACCAAGGAAGACTTATGTGTATGTTAGGtacaaattttcatttttatttttgaaatataatcttgtataatattttgttatgatCTTTACATTTGTATAGGTTTTTATTACCTCTGTGACAAGGGATATGCAAATAGCGAAGGATTCTTGACGCCATACAAGGGAGTTAGATACCATTTAAAAGAATGGGTCCCTGGTTGTGCGGCTCCTCAAACCGTGTAGAGCTTTTTAACATGAGGCACAAGAAGGCAAGGAATGTGATTGAGAGAGGGCGTTCGCTGTGCTCAAAATGCAGTGGGAAATACTTCGAAGTTCGAGTTTCTATCCAATAGATGTTCAGACCCTCCTCATCCACGCCTGTTTTTGCTACATAACTTCATTCGCTGctaaatggaagtggatccaatAGAAGATCAACTTAGTGGTGATGATAACGTTGACAATTGTGTCGACAATGAAGCGGATCCGGAATACATAGTCTATGTCGAGCCTAGCAACGCATGGAATATGAGAAGGGATGATTTGGCTCAGTCAATGTGGGATGATTTTAATAATAACTTTATAATAaaactttttgttgttttaaacTTTATAATAACTTTTGTGTTTGATGTTATATTGTCGTTCATCAGTTATGCTCTGGATGATCCCTTGATTTATTTCAAATCGTTGAGTGTAGTATTATGTCAATCTGCATAAATGTGAGATATTGAAAGCTTACAAAAACAAATCATGGGATTCATAATGGAAATCAATGTAATTGGCAAATAAAGCATAAACATAGATTAATAGAATCTGCACAACCCACATccctaatattaataaaaaaagaagtgcACCAAGTCTTCTTCGCATACATGAAGATACCACAAACTATTACGGGCAAAATAGAGAAGATCAAAAGATCATCTCGGGAAAAATTAGCCCATTTATGGGGCACTGGTCTCTGAAAACTATTATAACT from Salvia splendens isolate huo1 unplaced genomic scaffold, SspV2 ctg464, whole genome shotgun sequence includes the following:
- the LOC121790295 gene encoding uncharacterized protein LOC121790295, which translates into the protein MNRIVGITDRTCIDYLRIDRNTFGRLCRLLRDQIGLIDQKFMTLEEQVAMFLCLLSHHEKTRIVGFNFMRSSQTVSHYMHIVLCGMLQLYEVLLVKPEPIDQDCVDTRWKWFQGCLGALDDTYINVRVPLADALRYRTRKGHIATNTLAVYG